In Streptomyces chartreusis, the following proteins share a genomic window:
- a CDS encoding MFS transporter: MADAARSQDDTAHDGGKAGRFTGMGPFMLVWSGQAVSLVGNSVLRFAFVFETWSATGRATALTTLSLCALLPQVLLSPLAGAFVDRVNRRTALQLADGGGLLVVALLAVLHFTGGLHTWEVYGAVMLLGGAAAFQFPALGAAVPLLVDKRQLQRANSLLASAKSTADVGGPALGGLLVAFSGIGFILVADLVSFALALAAIRVVRMRGDTGPKAKPGGGPRKKLIAEAVEGMRFLFRFPSLRDLMLAFCFVNLVMVFGFAAVQPMVLARSGGETSALASVNTAIGVGGVAGGLLMAAWSGPRNRARGMLLGIIGMCLSAQVAMALAGEVVGWCAAILVGAALMPMINGTMQAIVQTKVPQEWHGRVFGAVVFLSQLSVPLATAVSGPLADHVFEPQAADGAGIFVVLGPLLGDGPGSGMAAMLLIAGLCGVTVAVLSMSRRTVREIDSLLPDVTDDSAESDDGDDSARPGDPEAPGSTDKPDNPENKALVEG; encoded by the coding sequence GTGGCCGATGCGGCGCGTTCGCAGGACGACACCGCGCACGACGGGGGGAAGGCCGGCCGGTTCACCGGTATGGGGCCCTTCATGCTCGTCTGGAGCGGGCAGGCGGTGTCCCTGGTGGGCAATTCCGTCCTGCGGTTCGCCTTCGTCTTCGAGACCTGGTCGGCCACCGGCCGCGCGACCGCGCTGACCACCCTCTCGCTGTGCGCCCTGCTCCCCCAGGTGCTGCTGAGTCCGCTCGCCGGTGCCTTCGTCGACCGCGTCAACCGGCGTACGGCACTCCAGCTCGCCGACGGCGGCGGGCTGCTGGTCGTGGCGCTGCTCGCCGTCCTGCACTTCACCGGCGGGCTGCACACCTGGGAGGTCTACGGGGCGGTCATGCTGCTCGGCGGTGCCGCCGCGTTCCAGTTCCCGGCGCTCGGCGCGGCCGTGCCGCTGCTGGTGGACAAGCGCCAACTCCAGCGTGCCAACAGCTTGTTGGCGAGCGCCAAGAGCACCGCCGACGTGGGCGGGCCGGCGCTCGGCGGGCTGCTGGTGGCGTTCTCCGGGATCGGTTTCATCCTCGTCGCCGACCTGGTCAGCTTCGCTCTCGCGCTGGCCGCGATCCGGGTCGTACGAATGCGGGGGGACACCGGTCCCAAGGCGAAGCCGGGCGGTGGTCCGCGCAAGAAGCTGATCGCCGAGGCCGTCGAGGGGATGCGTTTCCTCTTCCGCTTCCCGAGCCTGCGCGATCTGATGCTGGCCTTCTGCTTCGTCAACCTGGTCATGGTCTTCGGCTTCGCCGCCGTACAGCCCATGGTGCTGGCGCGCTCCGGCGGGGAGACCTCGGCGCTGGCGAGCGTCAACACCGCGATCGGTGTCGGCGGGGTCGCGGGCGGGCTGCTGATGGCGGCCTGGAGCGGGCCGCGGAACCGGGCCCGGGGCATGCTGCTCGGGATCATCGGCATGTGCCTGTCCGCCCAGGTGGCGATGGCGCTGGCCGGCGAGGTCGTCGGCTGGTGCGCGGCCATCCTGGTGGGCGCGGCGCTGATGCCGATGATCAACGGCACGATGCAGGCGATCGTGCAGACGAAGGTTCCGCAGGAGTGGCACGGCCGGGTCTTCGGCGCGGTGGTGTTCCTGTCGCAGCTCTCCGTCCCGCTGGCCACCGCGGTCTCCGGTCCGCTGGCCGACCATGTCTTCGAGCCGCAGGCCGCGGACGGCGCCGGCATCTTCGTGGTGCTCGGGCCGCTCCTCGGGGACGGGCCCGGCAGCGGCATGGCCGCGATGCTGCTCATCGCCGGGCTGTGCGGCGTCACCGTCGCGGTGCTGAGCATGTCCCGGCGCACGGTTCGCGAGATCGACTCGCTGCTGCCGGATGTCACCGACGACTCCGCGGAATCCGACGACGGCGACGACTCCGCGCGGCCCGGCGATCCCGAGGCCCCGGGGAGCACCGACAAACCCGACAACCCCGAGAACAAAGCACTCGTGGAGGGCTGA
- a CDS encoding MbtH family protein, with product MTTNPFEDENGTYLVLTNAEGQYSLWPEGIAVPDGWDVALSASSRAECLAHVEANWTDICPAPAGADA from the coding sequence ATGACCACCAATCCGTTCGAGGACGAGAACGGGACCTATCTCGTCCTCACCAACGCCGAGGGCCAGTACTCGCTGTGGCCCGAGGGGATCGCCGTGCCGGACGGGTGGGACGTGGCGCTGAGCGCGAGCAGCCGTGCCGAGTGCCTCGCCCATGTCGAGGCCAACTGGACGGACATATGTCCCGCCCCCGCGGGCGCAGACGCCTGA
- a CDS encoding non-ribosomal peptide synthetase: MHELFAQQARRTPAATALVHGGQRLSYGELDARADRLAGLLRRHGVRPGALVGVYLERSAEMVVALLGTLKAGAGHVMLDPDFPAERLRAMAADAGVGVVVSRRGDRQPVTAAVSVAVEDAEQAERIEPVAVRPHDPACVMFTSGSTGRPKGIVAPHSAITGTLTGQDFASFGTGAVWLQCSPVSWDAFALELWGPLLNGGLCVLHPGQRPDPVVIAELVDRHAVTSLYLSASLFHVVVDEYPRALDGVRELIVGGEPLSPAHAARALRRHPGLRLSNGYGPVEGMVFLTVHPITAEEVRDGRPVPIGRPLAGKRLRVLDERLRPVADGGAGELYAAGAGVALGYCGRPELTAERFVADPYGPSGERMYRTGDLVRRRTDGVLEYLGRADSQVKIRGFRVEPGEVETVLAGHPGVVRAAVVARPDGTGEKRLVAYVVPRDGDLRRPSEGELRTHAARLLADYLVPAAFVLLDALPLTPNGKLDRAALPEPGPVTGSLGSAAGRRPSGPVEEALCGLFSEVLGVASVGPEDDFFELGGNSLMVARLLGRIRLTLGARVGVRTLFECRTPATLLPHVEETAGKGDPADAPAPVPAGDTLPLSHAQRRLWFLDRVDAGTAYTLPVLVRLRGAVDAAALRAALGDVAARQAVLRTVFEESDGEPRQRVLDGAGARPRLREVRVRSGELAGAVAGAARHRFDLAAELPLHAVLFGVTDRPDEHALLLVLHHIAGDGWSLPPLFRDLSRAYAARTAGAVPEATAPPVPYADFARRQRERLGTADDPGSLTSEQLVFWRKALTGLAPGGPLLPRRPGRPAVPGRDADTVVRRLDARTHARIVDAAREQGATLFMALHAALATALVRTGAGEDLAVGSPIAGRGHDGTVDDVVGFFVNMLVLRTDASGDPTARQLLARIRETALDAFAHQDVPFEEVVDALGPVRPPGRQPFTEVVLALQNNARAEVGLPGATTGVEPLRTGTARFELLVDVTDDHSPSGAPDGMTLVFEYRTSCLEPEFVNGLADAVVEALRAAAAEPDLPLSRLPLPEPSRRADPARDAVLTPAPADDGPADSALLREITAVWSDVLGVERVGPHDDFFRLGGNSLRAVRVAARLTGAGRTVTAAQLFTSPTVAALAAELERAPAEAPAAPAPIPRRPRVPRQPGRAGRTDTSQKEVPWT; the protein is encoded by the coding sequence GTGCATGAACTCTTCGCTCAGCAGGCTCGACGGACACCGGCGGCGACCGCGCTGGTGCACGGCGGGCAGCGGCTGAGCTACGGCGAACTCGACGCGCGTGCCGACCGGTTGGCCGGGCTGCTGCGGCGGCACGGGGTTCGGCCGGGAGCCCTGGTGGGCGTGTACCTGGAGCGGTCCGCCGAGATGGTGGTGGCACTGCTCGGCACGCTCAAGGCCGGTGCCGGCCATGTGATGCTCGACCCGGACTTTCCGGCGGAGCGGCTGCGCGCGATGGCGGCCGACGCGGGCGTCGGCGTCGTGGTGTCCCGCCGCGGGGACCGGCAGCCGGTCACGGCCGCCGTGTCGGTGGCGGTGGAGGACGCCGAGCAGGCCGAGCGGATCGAACCCGTGGCCGTACGGCCGCACGACCCCGCGTGCGTGATGTTCACCTCCGGCTCCACCGGACGTCCGAAGGGCATCGTCGCCCCCCATTCCGCGATCACGGGGACGCTGACCGGGCAGGACTTCGCGTCCTTCGGGACCGGCGCGGTGTGGTTGCAGTGCTCCCCGGTGTCCTGGGACGCGTTCGCCCTCGAGCTGTGGGGGCCGCTGCTGAACGGCGGCCTGTGCGTGCTGCACCCGGGACAGCGGCCCGACCCGGTCGTGATCGCCGAGTTGGTCGACCGGCATGCCGTGACCTCGCTGTACCTGTCGGCCTCGCTGTTCCACGTGGTCGTCGACGAGTATCCGCGGGCCCTGGACGGCGTACGCGAACTGATCGTCGGCGGCGAGCCGTTGTCGCCCGCGCACGCGGCCCGCGCGCTTCGGCGCCACCCCGGGCTGCGGCTGAGCAACGGCTACGGCCCGGTCGAGGGCATGGTCTTCCTGACCGTCCATCCGATCACCGCCGAGGAGGTGCGGGACGGCCGGCCGGTGCCGATCGGGCGCCCGCTCGCGGGCAAGCGGCTCCGGGTGCTGGACGAGCGGCTGCGGCCCGTCGCGGACGGCGGGGCGGGTGAGCTGTACGCCGCCGGGGCGGGTGTCGCCCTCGGCTACTGCGGCCGGCCGGAGCTGACGGCCGAGCGGTTCGTGGCCGACCCGTACGGGCCCTCGGGCGAGCGGATGTACCGCACCGGGGATCTGGTGCGGCGCCGGACGGACGGCGTGCTGGAGTATCTCGGGCGGGCCGACTCCCAGGTGAAGATCCGCGGGTTCCGGGTGGAGCCGGGCGAGGTGGAGACGGTTCTGGCGGGTCATCCGGGCGTGGTCCGGGCCGCCGTGGTCGCCCGGCCCGACGGCACGGGCGAGAAGCGGCTGGTCGCGTACGTCGTCCCGCGCGACGGGGACCTGCGGCGGCCCTCGGAAGGGGAGTTACGCACGCACGCGGCTCGGCTGCTGGCCGACTATCTGGTCCCGGCCGCCTTCGTCCTGCTGGACGCCCTGCCGCTCACCCCCAACGGCAAGCTGGACCGCGCCGCCCTGCCGGAGCCCGGCCCGGTCACCGGCTCCCTCGGCTCGGCGGCCGGACGGCGTCCTTCGGGGCCGGTGGAGGAGGCGCTGTGCGGGCTGTTCTCCGAGGTGCTGGGGGTGGCGTCCGTGGGCCCCGAGGACGACTTCTTCGAGCTCGGCGGCAACTCGCTGATGGTGGCCCGGCTGCTGGGCCGGATCCGGCTGACGCTGGGCGCGCGGGTCGGCGTACGGACGCTGTTCGAGTGCCGGACGCCGGCGACGCTGCTGCCGCACGTCGAGGAGACGGCAGGGAAGGGCGACCCGGCCGACGCGCCCGCCCCGGTCCCGGCCGGTGACACGCTGCCCCTCTCCCATGCCCAGCGGCGCCTGTGGTTCCTGGACCGGGTCGACGCGGGCACCGCGTACACCCTGCCGGTGCTGGTGCGACTGCGCGGGGCGGTCGACGCGGCGGCGCTGCGGGCGGCGCTCGGGGACGTGGCGGCGCGGCAGGCGGTGCTGCGGACCGTGTTCGAGGAGAGCGACGGCGAGCCGAGGCAGCGGGTGCTGGACGGGGCCGGGGCACGGCCGCGGCTGCGGGAGGTCCGGGTCCGGTCCGGGGAGTTGGCGGGGGCCGTCGCCGGGGCCGCCCGGCACCGCTTCGATCTCGCCGCCGAACTGCCCCTGCACGCCGTGCTGTTCGGTGTCACCGACCGGCCGGACGAGCATGCGCTGCTGCTGGTGCTGCACCACATCGCGGGCGACGGCTGGTCCCTGCCGCCGCTGTTCAGGGACCTGTCGCGGGCCTACGCCGCCCGCACCGCCGGAGCAGTGCCGGAGGCGACCGCGCCGCCCGTGCCGTACGCCGACTTCGCCCGCCGGCAGCGGGAACGGCTCGGCACGGCCGACGATCCCGGGTCCCTCACGTCGGAACAGCTCGTCTTCTGGCGCAAGGCCCTGACCGGTCTGGCGCCCGGCGGCCCGCTGCTGCCCCGCCGTCCCGGACGGCCCGCCGTGCCGGGCCGGGACGCCGACACCGTCGTACGGCGGCTGGACGCGCGGACGCACGCGCGGATCGTCGATGCGGCGCGGGAGCAGGGCGCCACGCTGTTCATGGCGTTGCACGCCGCCCTGGCCACCGCGCTGGTGCGGACAGGCGCGGGCGAGGATCTCGCGGTCGGGTCGCCGATCGCCGGACGCGGGCACGACGGCACGGTGGACGACGTCGTCGGGTTCTTCGTCAACATGCTGGTGCTGCGCACCGACGCCTCCGGCGACCCGACCGCACGGCAGCTGCTCGCGCGGATCCGGGAGACGGCGCTGGACGCGTTCGCCCACCAGGACGTGCCGTTCGAGGAGGTGGTGGACGCGCTGGGCCCCGTACGTCCGCCGGGACGGCAGCCGTTCACCGAGGTGGTGCTGGCGTTGCAGAACAACGCCCGCGCCGAGGTCGGCCTGCCCGGCGCCACGACCGGCGTGGAACCGTTGCGCACCGGCACCGCCCGGTTCGAGCTGCTGGTGGACGTGACGGACGACCACTCACCGTCGGGCGCGCCGGACGGCATGACGCTGGTCTTCGAGTACCGGACCTCGTGTCTGGAGCCGGAGTTCGTGAACGGGCTGGCGGACGCGGTCGTCGAGGCGTTGCGCGCGGCGGCCGCCGAGCCGGACCTGCCGCTGTCCAGGCTTCCGCTGCCCGAGCCGTCCCGGCGGGCGGACCCGGCGCGGGACGCGGTGCTCACCCCGGCCCCCGCCGACGACGGCCCGGCGGACTCGGCGCTGCTCCGGGAGATCACCGCCGTGTGGTCCGACGTGCTCGGCGTCGAACGCGTCGGCCCGCACGACGACTTCTTCCGGCTCGGCGGCAACTCCCTGCGCGCGGTGCGGGTCGCGGCCCGCCTCACCGGCGCCGGGCGCACGGTGACCGCCGCCCAGCTGTTCACCTCGCCCACGGTCGCGGCGCTCGCCGCCGAGCTGGAGCGGGCGCCGGCCGAGGCCCCCGCCGCGCCGGCGCCGATCCCGCGCCGGCCGCGCGTTCCCCGGCAGCCCGGCCGCGCCGGCCGTACCGACACCAGCCAGAAGGAGGTGCCATGGACCTGA
- a CDS encoding MupA/Atu3671 family FMN-dependent luciferase-like monooxygenase, with protein sequence MDLSVMFFGADSPADPGAAPRHGEAYDDILTVARTADRLGFHAIWTPERHFQQVGQVFPSPPVLSAALAVATERINIRAGSVILPLHHPLRIAEDWAVVDNLSHGRIGLSAATGWHSADFVLAPGNYDDRRERTLRGIPLLRRLWAGGEAEFTDGTGATVTVRPQPRPVQDTLPLWLTSSGNPATWEAAGGLRAGVLGATVGQSREELAERIARYRAACAAAPDQGGTDAHGRVTLMAHTFVGADDEEARRLAAEPLKRYLRSYVRQTTANRTADRATAELTEEQTALLAEFAFHRYLTWGSLLGSAATCRKMLADLRELGCDEVACFVDFGLGRDEVLAGLHRLAELREDVA encoded by the coding sequence ATGGACCTGAGCGTGATGTTCTTCGGCGCCGACAGCCCCGCGGACCCGGGGGCCGCGCCCCGGCACGGCGAGGCATACGACGACATCCTCACCGTCGCCCGCACCGCGGACCGGCTCGGCTTCCATGCGATCTGGACGCCCGAGCGGCACTTCCAGCAGGTGGGCCAGGTGTTCCCGAGCCCGCCGGTGCTCAGCGCGGCGCTGGCGGTGGCTACCGAGCGGATCAACATCCGGGCGGGCAGCGTGATCCTGCCGCTGCACCATCCGCTGCGGATCGCGGAGGACTGGGCGGTCGTCGACAACCTCTCGCACGGCCGGATCGGGCTGTCGGCCGCGACGGGCTGGCACTCCGCCGACTTCGTGCTCGCGCCCGGCAACTACGACGACCGCCGGGAGCGGACCCTGCGGGGCATCCCGCTGCTGCGGCGGCTGTGGGCGGGCGGGGAGGCGGAGTTCACCGACGGCACCGGCGCCACCGTCACCGTCCGGCCGCAGCCCCGGCCCGTGCAGGACACCCTGCCGCTGTGGCTGACGAGCTCCGGCAACCCCGCGACCTGGGAGGCGGCCGGAGGTCTGCGGGCCGGGGTGCTCGGGGCGACCGTCGGGCAGAGCCGGGAGGAACTCGCCGAGCGGATCGCCCGTTACCGGGCCGCCTGCGCCGCCGCCCCCGACCAGGGCGGCACCGACGCGCACGGCCGGGTGACGCTGATGGCGCACACGTTCGTCGGCGCGGACGACGAGGAGGCGCGGCGGCTGGCCGCCGAGCCGCTGAAGCGGTACCTGCGCTCCTACGTGCGGCAGACCACCGCGAACCGCACGGCCGACAGGGCGACGGCGGAGCTCACCGAGGAACAGACCGCGCTGCTCGCCGAGTTCGCGTTCCACCGCTATCTGACCTGGGGCAGCCTGCTCGGCTCTGCCGCGACCTGCCGGAAGATGCTCGCCGACCTGCGCGAACTGGGCTGCGACGAGGTCGCCTGCTTCGTGGACTTCGGCCTCGGCCGCGACGAGGTGCTGGCCGGGCTGCACCGGCTGGCGGAGCTGCGGGAGGACGTGGCGTGA